aagccgtttttcttcgttttttttttaaagtctatattttgctttacaaaaacgtgaaaaagcagctgtgaccaagctatcacgaggtgagtagcactgtaagcataattaatagcgatatacttaagtttgtctttgtgtttttgtatgcaagcgggtctgctgcggtctgctgacagtccaaaatggcggcggtacGACGAAgccatgggcgagtctgttgctatggggcgttctattgagctttgcctcttggtatccataaGTTACTCTTTGTTTGCGTGTCGACCGGCTACATTCCCGCGCTGGCCCACAGGAAATGCCGCGTTTtacctcacaacaagaagggagggggaggaagagctgAGAGTCTCATAggaagaggtagagcgcaggtagaaagagaaagcaacatggcggagaaccCAAAGAAGCGGctgagacacggttcagaagtggattcTACCACAAAGAGAAAGCCTAgacgttcggctgaaggtctgttagcaaagaaggaaagtgaccgacggagaaggcaaacaaggatttgtattggcgtagcttttcctcggtggagagccctgaaggaagaaattgggctgagggcagacacggatgttgccttgctgctgttggataagtaagtgatttggtttatattatattatgagtagtatgtgttgctgttacatgtactggacctagtacttaattattttcttaaaaatggtgctatgaacgtaatgtaatgttagcagcctggtgttcgtCACATTGTGTAGcgttgtgtacacggtgtgtggcgagtgttattctgtgtacacggtgtgtggcgagtgttctgggtccgtcccaagtctcttaaattactgctagttatcttacctagccgactttgctagctgtttagcccctcccGCCTAGGAAAAAATGCGAGGAGCTTGCGCTAGGAGCGATGAGCGAGCATTgtcggtttaagagacatgagacgtcctttccactgaagcgtcacgtgaagcgacggccattcctgatgacggcggcacagctggatctgctgcataacggagccagcgttGACGTAACGttacatcccaagtcacattatattcacTGATCAAAGCAGTaagcagctgctgagtgaataagacatcaGACCTGTCGGTCTTCCTcagtcaattcaattttatttataaagcccagtatcacaaaccacaatttgcctcacagggctttacagcatacggcatccctctgtccctcacagcggataaggaaaaactccgcaAAAAAgccctttaaagggccagtgtgtaatatttggcatggtttattgtcaaatctgaatctgaatattctacccattaatatgtttatataagtgtatagtcgctataaaataaaattcgtttggttttcatagccttataattatgctttatatttatatctctctctctctctctctctctctatatatatatatatatatatatatatatatatatatatatatatatatatattcagtacaggccaaaagtttggacacaccttctcattcaatgcgttttctttattttcatgactatttacattgtagattctcgctgaaggcatcaaaactatgaatgaacacatgtggagttatgtacttaacaaaaaaaggtgaaatgactgaaaacatgttttatattctagtttcttcaaaatagccaccctttgctctgattactgctttgcacactcttggcattctctcaatgagcttcaagaggtagtcacctgaaatggttttccaacagtcttgaaggagttcccagaggtgtttagcacttgttggcccctttgccttcactctgcggtccagctcaccccaaaccatctcgattgggttcaggtccggtgactgtggaggccaggtcatctgccgcagcactccatcactctccttcttggtcaaatagcccttacacagcctggaggtgtgtttggggtcattgtcctgttgaaaaataaatgatcgtccaactaaacgcaaaccggatgggatggcatgtcgctgcaggatgctgtggtagccatgctggttcagtgtgccttcaattttgaataaatccccaacagtgtcaccagcaaaacacccccacaccatcacacctcctcttccatgcttcacagtgggaaccaggcatgtggaatccatccgttcaccttttctgcgtctcacaaagacacggcggttggaaccaaagatctcaaatttggactcatcagaccaaagcacagatttccactggtctaatgtccattccttgtatttcttggcccaaacaaatctcttctgcttgttgcctctccttagcagtggtttcctagcagctatttgaccatgaaggcctgattcgcgcagtctcctcttaacagttgttctagagatgggtctgctgctagaactctgtgtggcattcatctggtctctgatctgaggtgctgttaacttgccatttctgaggctggtgactcggatgaacttatcctcagaagcagaggtgactcttggtcttcctttcctgggtcggtcttcatgtgtgccagtttcgttgtagcgcttgatggtttttgcgactccacttggggacacatttaaagtttttgcaattttccagactgactgaccttcatttcttaaagtaatgatggccactggtttttctttagttagctgattggttcttgccataatatgaattttaacagttgtccaatagggctgtcggctgtgtattaacctgacttctgcacaacacaactgatggtcccaaccccattgataaagcaagaaattccactaattaaccctgataaggcacacctgtgaagtggaaaccatttcaggtgactacctcttgaagctcatcgagagaatgccaagagtgtgcaaagcagtaatcagagcaaagggtgcctattttgaagaaactagaatataaaacatgttttcagttatttcagctttttttgttaagtacataactccacatgtgttcattcatagttttgatgccttcagtgagaatctacaatgtaaatagtcatgaaaataaagaaaacgcattgaatgagaaggtgtgtccaaacttttggcctgtactgtactgtatatagcaagggccttgctttagagaggtcgccatcttgcgccgccatgtatgtaagacAGCCCGAGCAGActatccagccagccagagaacgcatttcgcgtgtataaatgaaccaacaaagacagcggaaggaaggaagaaggaggaggaaacagcagagagtgttagtagttcgtcgatagagagtagtgaaaagtttttttagttataaagtttgcgaatggaccacacttaccacgcaataggagagaatgaacccgaactgtcatctgcgaggaaaagaagacgcaacttcactccttgtgatgcactctctgcggcgcttttcctcctgatgatatatctccccaacgatggtagcaccgaatcccattctgtgcagcaaaatgggagcagaggattcagcctctcttctcgcccgctcagcatccaagttcctcatctgtatgctccggctcaaacaggtatggctctggatctgtgtccgctacaagaaactcttcaaaatcgcgttcaaagtcgtccattgcagctactatagtccggagatattgctaggctaaacaaacagctaagctctgtttacaggctatgctgtcagtcagtgtgcgggctggagattggtggagcagagaggggagggggcacCCGCTAGGtactgtaaacgagtatgtgtgtatgaactgtgtgtgttacactagaagagtcagagtttgggacggagtcttttaccccctggagtgttaccggagtttttggagtgctcaaataaactggcctttttcccgaatgctactctggtctcctgctcgtgagggattcattacaatatcataacatggtttagatttctaaataaacatttacctcgtcgctagatagacctactcctgaaaaactcgtgtctgcgcaaggctatttgtccctacgaggccaccgtcatttacccgatgggaggggtgagcgagtgagccctgcaatctagaattcgACCGctcatgtcactgttttcaacggttttcaacccattttacacactggccctttaacggggaaaaaacggtagaaacctcaggaagaccaactgaggagggatccctcttccaggacggacagacgtgcaatagatgtcgtacagaagagatcaacatgataaattaacagtaatccgtatgacacaatgagagagagagagagagagatgcagggcagacggtgacagtagcttacaacaacattaatgaaagttataatattaattaatattaatattaatagactaatattacctacaagctattaaacattccactcacatgacctGCAGGAttaattaatgatgggcaaatgtgtttgtgtgtgtgttcgtgtgtgcgtagtgttatatcaacacgtgtggttctggacatgagcagctgcacatttaacagccacacatcaccgacagtccgctgaacaacgcaacgggttgtgaatgaaataaatttAATTACATCATGATagtcttgcacgaaatatcattaacgttactctttgtagtcacgtaggcatgtgaattaccgcgtttcattgcaaagaatgcatgtaacgcgtacacttgcgctgtttcaccgccatctcgttcaaatgagccagatgtagggggcaggtatttatacgtcatggcgttcagctgaaaaactctTCCGGATAGGAAGCTCTCAACCATCCTAGCTtgtagctgcttaaagcttgctgctagctcctagctgcacaaataagagacttgggacggcctagaagatggcggacctcgaacaacttccggttcaagcgaggagctagcagtagcactataaaaataagagacttgggatggaccctctgtgtacacggtgtgtggcaaGTCTGTATGTTATTTGTTGTAATAACACATTATCCGCTGGGGGGCGAAAGAAGTTACACTCTATAGCTTTAACAGGTGAGGCTTGAATTAGCGTCAGTTGGTGCGagctgatttcacttgatgGAACGGGTTCGAGCTAGATTGGGAGTTGGCGTTTAGTCAAACTTTTAAGATTACATCTTAGTCTGGATATTCTGAGCTAcgttgatggaatacccccctgaacagaacacacacacatattggctgtttgtttctaccactcccctcgctggaagcctcggaccttcTGCCGCCAGCCTCCGCCttgagacaggtttttcctattttatcttattttgttatatttctccctctcccctcactGGAAGCCTCAGACCTCCCGCCAcccactcccgtctcaaacacggaggtctccctctccgcggagcacCCACGGTGCACAcccagcctgttaaatagcttgtaaccataacaactgtgtgacacaaactcagtgctttagtcattaaataatgtcgggctcagtTCGGTTTCAGACATAacaacagaatgactgtcgggttcAGCCAGAAATATGCAGCAAGGAAAACCGGATATTATCAATGGCTGAtggtgcgactaaacccaaacgatctcgttatgattcccaaaaacgccaagacaaaactcgaggcaaagcgagggtctatataggagatgcttttaAACGGTGGAGACGGTTtaaagcggagaagaatttgaaatcggatgtcgaagtggctactcttctcctcgacaggtaagctttagccaaagttggctaactagcatcatagctagatggggatggacatttcgaatactttcaactgttattcattttcgatcatacattgtagcccatgtgcaggtgggtcatcgacccgactgatttttttgagaaacaaacgttagcagcacggcaagcagcattagcagtgtcccggtacatagcattagcaacTGGCTCCTCttccgctgtatcccggcagcagcgaaGCCAGTGtcgggcggacacgactcgcggcagtattttgaatttgagtgcagtaaccgttatGTACCGAAAACGAAAACACGCAACTTACGAGCTCTATGGCAGCGCATATTTTCGAAGCGAAATGGCGGAGAGGGGAACGAAACGttcacctgaagacgaccaggatccgacattacctctaaagaaacaacggtcGTTGgtgaagaagttgtcggataaagaaagggacagaacccaGATTaacatttccaaggtggagagcgcTGCGAGAGCTATAGGGGCTACAATTTGTCtcagagctagctcttcttctcccgGACAGGTAACGTTAAGTAACAACATGAAGTCAAATGTCATTAaattgacatttaacaaacaatgcagcctttccttttcagttatttttgtagtgtcagtgccagcctggggctgctgtttcctgtgtgtctgcatgctggcctggtggactgatagtaagtgctggagcggatcactggaatggactgcttgaatcagagtgctgggctggccggaaaacctggatcggacTACATGAAAAACTTCTTGGATCAGCATTTTTCAGTGCGGTCCGGTCTGatgccgatgcacgttttttgctaatatcggcggccgataccgatccgaatatcaGATTGGGACACCCCTAGCATTTAcgttatattataaaactcatcagtcatcactgaccccagaaaagtttcaaaactccggggttgcatttgactgtgcaggacaagtaacgttatgtttagtttgcttctaatataatatataatgttATATGACAACatagcatccagttgctaacagtgttaattttgacaagaacttttaatttcattttagtcTTAGTCACTCACCAAAGACTGGATTTAGttaaagtcacattttagtcttttagttttgttttgttttagttaaaattTAGTCAGTGCAGTgttcaacataacattttttcccccactggcCCCCCGGGCCAGTAGTTCGGAGTTTTACTGCAGGGTTCAACActaagttttttgtttttttttcacttgcccggccgggcaagttggtcagagatctgcttgcccgaagtcagtttttacttgccctataaaaattgtttaatttaagcggctatcaaataacaaagactgcagttatttttatgttatcttTATTCacattgtatttattaattaaaataacatatgtcgtgtattgtagcttaattcctacacaaaaatgacagtgtcatggcttaaagtgaaaaatttgtcaatcgttctccatctataattttgcgccctacttgagccatgcccacctctatttatttttcacccctctctccagttctgctgtattaacaccaggtttaatatattttgcttccatctctctgccctgctctactctacttcaacgctacttagctctctctctactctaccagtagactaccacatccacctgttgcacaaaatgcacacagcagtgtttcccctaggatggagttgtagcagcagatgtgaagcacacgcatgaaaaataattttcacatgcgtgaaacttttttgtatgcttgcaaagcacagcctgctgggatgtttctatgtatctactggcaccagaagggctctttaggactaagtacatacagtacatgtgtgcacagtaatgagcaggtgaaatgtctgtctagcttacatatgaggtgtctcaagatttaggaacatacaattttattcaatataataaaagtaaaaagtcacatgacatgctgctgttttgtgctatgacctatttaagtgttggaagttgttatttacgtgacaacacctgaacgcaacacaagctcagtaTGAGTGCCGTGCTACGCTGCTGTGcaagcagctgtttgtctgtgcctAACAGCAGTCtcttgatggttatttacacagtgtccataacaataactttgtcagctgataaactgcaccgggctcggggtcaggtttggttaggaaaatgcggcccgagccgctctagcatgctcacctgtgtgtgtggcggaactccgccatgcacgatacagagagcagaggagaattgttaatgcgtgaccatgtagagacagaaatgacacgatcacataacaccataaatagtatattgttatgttattatatgaagcgtccgtcacgcaaaataatatcaatgggggctgttggcaggacattgttacacagcgtgtgcctgtgacttcaggcagagagaccgctgcatcagagccgaaggaccacattttaaaatacatttattttatcaattagttattaacttttactatttttagcaacttgcccgattgggcaagtgagttgttagtttacatgcccgaccttgagttttacttgccccgggcaatcgggcagtcgttattgttgagccctgtacTGGCCCCTTGTGTATTCTTACTGgcccaagtaaaaaaaaaaagagagagagagagagaaagaaaaaatgtttataaaacttcatttaatttaacttcatttcatttaactccATTATACCTCACCGTAGTGCGTGATGGTCTATATTCAGCACAGCCTCTGTCCACTTATTAGATGACCTCACAACAGGTTTACAGAGCTTTAACTTCTGCCTCTATGAGGAAATCAGGTGGACGGTGTTGTGGTCAGAGTGGCCCAGTGCAGCGCAGGAGAAAGGGTGATAGGCTTTGTTAACAGTTGTGTAACAGTGATCCAGAATATTCTTCTCTCTGGtcggacattttataaactgtttgtatttgGGGAGTTCATGTGTgaggttacctttgttaaagtcGCCAAGGACAGTAACTAAGGAGCCTGGGTAAAGTCCGCTCTACACACAGCAGCTATCTGGTCAGCGAGCGTGCACTGTAGCCTACCTTCTGCACGTTGGCCTGCGGTGGGATGTAAACACTGACCAGAATGAATGAAACAAACTCACGGGGGGAGTAAAAAGgtttgcagttgatgaaaaaagattccagatcaggagaacagtgctgctggatcactgTCACATCATTACACCAGCCACTGTTAGTGTAAAAACAGATACCTCCACCTTTAGTTTTGCTGGAGAGTTCCATGTTACGATCCACTCTAAAGAGTTGGATGACTTACAACCTGCAAGAATTAAGCTCCAATCCAATCCTCCTCTCCTATCATAACAGCTTAACTGTTGTGCCCATTTTAATTTACTATTTTCTTACAAGGGCATCAAAACCTAGCCAACACATTTAATCATATGCCCATTTTAATTCAGTGTCTGTTAACAGTAGGACCAccaggattacagcgccccTCCAAGGGCTGCAACGGtcagactatagaataggactgacaacctctccaatgtctcatgtcaattaattaacactatttgtcagctttttataatgccgttttttttgtttgtttgtttgttttgttttttacatgctGCGCCATGTCTCCAGTTGAAAGttgtgatttgctaaatacattctacaataataaattagattaacttttggtctataatattgttggctaaattacacattttaataaaaataacttaagaataaaagaaataaacaccgaaataattagtggaaacttttttttattgatactcctcctctctgacatactaacacacacacacgcacacacactgaacacgcgattgaataaatgaatgaacattgggtgcggttcagccgcagtcctgCCGGCTGGCGTGGTCACTGTTGAgactacatttgttttttattattaacaaaatgttttttttattgaccgtatgaatggtttcgttttcaaataaatatttggaaacaaaaatgtatgctttggtctacttttacagagttttacaGGCATTGTTGTTCCCGGCTTCCCGTTGTGGAGGCAAGGCTTCTGTGTGGCAAAACTGGACGTGCACCGCCATCGCGCGGAGGGCGGGGGGAGGTCATCCAATCAGAAAGATAAACTGAGAGTTTGAATTTGAGTTAAGATAATTAATTGGTTAAAAAGGACAACAATCAAGGCATTAAGGATGGTTGTAATCCAGATTGTCCAGCTGGCCAGcgtcagctttttttttcatgtttttactcgTCACTTCATAATGAACAGAGATTTcgttttagtttttgttgtcaGTACTTATTAAATTTACGTTCTCATCACAAATTAGTCACGGAATAAAGGgttgtcaaaattaacactggttgctaatggctaaggttagcctactgtagcgtagcctctgaaacactAACagtatcttccttgtgcgtttctacttactagtaacgttaacgctactatgtAACGTTaccactgtaaccttattctaaaactcatcagtcatcactgactccggttgagttttaaaattccggggttgtgtttgactgtgttgGTTGTAAGGTTAATGCTCTCCTCCTCAGTGTGAAGCAAATTTATACTTCTGTTGAATCGACGCCAtagctacggcgtaggctccaCATCTACGTAGAGCCTGTGCAGCAGCCTGACGTGCGCCTCCCTGGAATTGTAACTACGCGTCGCATTGACGCAGACCTCCTTTCTGTTTATGTATACTGACACCTttttcctcagtggaaacgatcgaagcttgtatttacttgtatttcacagataagaaacaataaattgtgaagacagtaaagcctccactaaaataacataagtcttgtgtgtgatttattatttagggatttatacttcgggattgaTCCGGGATTCATATGAACAGAGAAAATCTCCACTTgtcaggctaatttatacaatgtaaaatgccataggcttgtgttaataatgttagcatgttgtatttgtttggaaagcatgtttagtgtgacagttgttttgtcggtgaatattgtgagttgtaatggagccaaagtGAGTGCCATTAccattgttaaatgttgctgttgtccctggtttcaaaTGAGAAGATGAaagatcgctagctgctaggctaatttatacaacgtaaaatgccataggcttgtgctaataacgttagcatgttgtatttgtggggaaaatgtgtccagataaagacaagtgtttgtctgccaatgctgcgatttatagtgaagctgatttgcatacttgtgttttcagattgtctctattaagccacatttaatgtgtttaatgtgtgttttgaatcaactaaactttacagaacTTAACAGAAACCTCCTCTGCCATCTagcattttggaggtgtaactgcagagtgacacagacacaccaccgcagaagtaaaaatgctcacaacagcggaGGCGACGTGCGTAGGGTCTACGCACAACCATaagtcctctaacgttaccttgccaaagCCTACATCTGTATTGAggatgtaatggaggaggggggagtaggcctttggagggaggtggagttgcaggaggaggggggtgggaCTTCGGAGGGAGGCgcgagttgtggatgttcaaattttttctaagtgctgtgtgaaatgcaagaaaggtgaGAGTTGCTTTAATGTTTTGGGCTGATCActttatatttttatcttaGCTATTTCTCAGTTTGAAGTCATAGTTGGAGGGTTGGTTCACCAAAATAGTGATAGTAGTCCACAAAAAATGACATCTACTCATTGTCTTGGTTTAATAAATCTGCTTTTTCCACTGTCACATTCAGACAGAATCTACCAGGTAAACTTGAAGTTGAACTGTATCTCAGGCATTTGTTAAGCCAGGGGTAAGTTTGCATGTTTAACATTTCCAGGTGAGGTTTTGTGACTAATGGCAGGGTTTCTTTTACAGTTATGCCAAGTATAGCATGATGATGGCTTCTGCTGGAACATGTAGACAAAAGCCAGCGGCACCATCAAGACCTGGACGTGTAGCAGCTGCAAGGTGAGCAGTCACaacctttccttttttttccacacacacacaaacaaaacaccttTGTGTGGCATCGTTCTGCATGACTCTGGCTTGTACATTGGATCACATTATATTTTACAGGTTTTCATGTTGTGTTAACCTCATAGGTGTAAGATAGTTAATATTCACAACTTCTGAATTGTCAGGAAATTAATTTCAGCATGTGTCTGCAGAGGTAAACAGCACCAGCAAGATGATGATAAACATGAATTTACATTTCAGTAGCTTTATATGTCTGTCAGTACTATACAGACTTCCCTGAGATACATTTTCACCCTCTTACCTTAATTAATGTCCTCTTTGTAAtttgtcattttcagttttgtggAGATGGAGGTCaccatggaggaggaggaggaggaggaaagcaacCGTGTGAAGAACAGactgtaattttattattaattatacaGGATATACTCTGTATCTTAATTTCTGCTTCTGCGGCTCATTTGATTCTGAtatgtgtgtttcttttaaatgtaaCAGATCTGACTTGGAGAGTGATATGGAAAGCACCACAGAATCGACTGAGCTGAGTGCTCCAGGAGCTGATAACAGCTGTGATGGAGACGTCTACGTACCAGTAATGCCTCAGAGGTACCTGTTTGTCTTTGATGAAGCCTCATTTTTAAGAGTCAAGAGCTTGAAGTGAATTGTGTGTACTCTGAATATAATGAATAGAACAAGCTTTTTCCCCTTTTAGATGACACCTTTATATTAGAGTCACAGCCAATAGCATGAAGTTTTTGTGTTCATATGTTTTGTGTGAATGGAAACGGAGATATGCATGCTGGCATATATTGTACCATAAGCCCCTTTTAAACtaccagattttcggcgaatgttgggctgttttgccggcaagctgtgagcatttagacgcacagagccggattggcgagttgatgcGAGGTGCcaaattttccgcctcgtagggtagtcacattggcagaacccttttagtttaaaaagactgagGCGGCTTTcagcaacaggaggggctgttgatgacttgtgggaggggctgttgataacgctgcacgtgcgagccactggcggtggtggtagcaagagggaaatgcaaacctgacagacactgtaaagatgagcaactggggagacaataACTTGAGCGCCCTCCTTGCCgttgcaaacgaagaggccatcaACCGTTAaatgacgggaacggtgaaggacgggcaaACTtgt
The Epinephelus lanceolatus isolate andai-2023 chromosome 2, ASM4190304v1, whole genome shotgun sequence DNA segment above includes these coding regions:
- the LOC117254641 gene encoding uncharacterized protein LOC117254641 isoform X1, which gives rise to MAENPKKRLRHGSEVDSTTKRKPRRSAEGLLAKKESDRRRRQTRICIGVAFPRWRALKEEIGLRADTDVALLLLDNYAKYSMMMASAGTCRQKPAAPSRPGRVAAASFVEMEVTMEEEEEEESNRVKNRLSDLESDMESTTESTELSAPGADNSCDGDVYVPVMPQSHKTSELKLECEEEELEPWQKHTLHVRLKEEHDVGELSDDKTDCKPDPSSLQSWAAGQHTVTPEACGAFHTFEGHLISSNPVSLSSVQSPEVYAASSDKLQSDQSNSQTLSVPFPPPCLTAIKLEPNGT
- the LOC117254641 gene encoding uncharacterized protein LOC117254641 isoform X2: MAENPKKRLRHGSEVDSTTKRKPRRSAEGLLAKKESDRRRRQTRICIGVAFPRWRALKEEIGLRADTDVALLLLDNYAKYSMMMASAGTCRQKPAAPSRPGRVAAASFVEMEVTMEEEEEEESNRVKNRLSDLESDMESTTESTELSAPGADNSCDGDVYVPVMPQSHKTSELKLECEEEELEPWQKHTLHVRLKEEHDVGEVMTKQIVNQILRLFRAGQLVSTL